The sequence below is a genomic window from Cryobacterium arcticum.
GGCCGAGAGGCCGTCGACGATGCCGAGCGCGCCATCCGCCTCGACGGGCACGTTCATGTAGAAGTTGATGTTGCTGACCAGGTCGCGTTTGCCCAGGCCCCACCGGGCGCCCTCGGCGAGGAAGTTCTCGACGCAAGCGTGCTGGTGCACGGTGTGGTGGCCGTAGCGCAGGGAGTTGGACTCCTTGCTGCAGGCGCCGCCGATGGTGTCGTGCCGGCCGACCTCGTCGTGCACGAGGGTCATCAGGGCGTCGCCGGTGTTGGCGCGCAGCACCGAGCCCTGGCTGAGATAGACGTTGCCCTGGGCGCTGATGGTGTCCGGCGCGCTGTAGCGCACGGCGGTGTCGGCGGCGTCGTAGAGCAGGAAGTCGACGGCCTGGTTGCCCTCGAGGTCGACGATGGTGAGTTCATCGCCGGCGGCCACGACGTGGGACCAGGGGCCGCGACGGCCCACGACCTCGTCGAGCACGATCTCCCGGCCGGACAGGCGCTCCGGTACGGCGTTCGGCGTCGGGTCGGCGGCGGGGCCGGTGCTGCTGTCGCTGCTGGTCTGCGTGTCGGTGCGGCCCATCACAGTCCTCTCGTTCTGGCGTAGTCGATGGTGTTGACGAAGGCGCGGGCGGCCTCGGGGGTGGCGGTGGCCTCGGGCGACTCGAGCGTGGCCGCCTCGCCTCGCCAGGCCCGGATGCGCACCGGCGTGCTGGTGTACTCCGGCCGCGGGTCGACCGGGGACGGCACATTGGCCACGAGGAGCACGGCGGGCAGCTCGAAGCGCAGCCGCACGGCAGCGCCGGGGCCGGTGGAACCGGTGAACACCAGCGCGCCGTCCTCGGCGACCCGAACACCCTGGAACAGGGCGACGGTCGGCGGCAGGTCGCGCGGGGTGAGGCCGTGCTTGGCCGCGCCGAGGATCAGCAGCTCGCGACCGGCGGGGGTGCCGCCGTGCGCGGAGCCGTCTCCGTAGCGGGTCTCGTTCACCGCGCGGGTGGAGGTGCCCGCGAAGGTGTCGTGGGTGCCGGAGTTGTCGGAGACGATGGTGGCGAGCACCCGGCCGCGGTCGGAGAGCAGCATCGCGCCCTCGCCGAGGTAGGCCTGCCACTGGATCTTCACGGTGTCGGCCACGTTCAGGCGCTCGTCGAGTTGCGCCTGGTTGAAGATCGCCAGGTGCGCGCAGGCGTCGCCGTCGAGGTCGGTGAACTCCACGATCGTGCCGCGTTGCACGGCGAGGGTCGTGTAGTTGCCGCCCGCCACCGTTTCGGCGACGAAGCGGTCGTTCTCGGCGAGCCCGGCGGGCCATCCGCCGGCCGTGGCGGCCGGAACCGTGGGCATGGTCGAGACCCGGGTGCCGCCCTGCGCGCGGGCGTGTGCCCGGGCGCCGGCGGGCGACGCGGTCGACGCCGCTCCCGCCGAGGCTGTGCCTGCGGCGTCCGAAGTCAGCTCAGTAGCCTCGTTCACGCG
It includes:
- a CDS encoding urea amidolyase associated protein UAAP1, with product MNEATELTSDAAGTASAGAASTASPAGARAHARAQGGTRVSTMPTVPAATAGGWPAGLAENDRFVAETVAGGNYTTLAVQRGTIVEFTDLDGDACAHLAIFNQAQLDERLNVADTVKIQWQAYLGEGAMLLSDRGRVLATIVSDNSGTHDTFAGTSTRAVNETRYGDGSAHGGTPAGRELLILGAAKHGLTPRDLPPTVALFQGVRVAEDGALVFTGSTGPGAAVRLRFELPAVLLVANVPSPVDPRPEYTSTPVRIRAWRGEAATLESPEATATPEAARAFVNTIDYARTRGL
- a CDS encoding urea amidolyase associated protein UAAP2, which encodes MGRTDTQTSSDSSTGPAADPTPNAVPERLSGREIVLDEVVGRRGPWSHVVAAGDELTIVDLEGNQAVDFLLYDAADTAVRYSAPDTISAQGNVYLSQGSVLRANTGDALMTLVHDEVGRHDTIGGACSKESNSLRYGHHTVHQHACVENFLAEGARWGLGKRDLVSNINFYMNVPVEADGALGIVDGLSAPGLSLTLRAERDVLVLVSNCPQINNPCNGFNPTPVRMLVTRTAR